The proteins below come from a single Sorghum bicolor cultivar BTx623 chromosome 4, Sorghum_bicolor_NCBIv3, whole genome shotgun sequence genomic window:
- the LOC8085570 gene encoding actin-related protein 2/3 complex subunit 3 yields MVYHSSFVDDDGIKKACSCPLLPLKTHIKGPAPASDPDKADIVDEAITFFRANVFFKNFHVKSSADKLLIYLTSYINIALKRLEGCRTLAVGTKAIINLGLEKVPVPGEPGFPFPGLFTLPQSQEEAELLRNYLKQIREETSGRLLNCAYRANGFPNKWWLAFAKRKFMNIVIL; encoded by the exons ATG GTTTATCACTCTAGttttgttgatgatgatgggatCAAAAAAGCTTGCAGCTGTCCTTTGCTTCCACTGAAAACTCATATCAAGGGCCCAGCACCAGCCTCTGACCCTG ATAAAGCGGACATTGTTGATGAAGCCATAACTTTCTTTCGGGCCAATGTTTTCTTCAAAAATTTCCATGTCAAAAGCTCAGCAGACAAGTTATTGATCTATTTGACGTCTTATATCAATATTGCCTTAAAAAGACTAGAAGGTTGCCGGACACTAGCTGTTGGGACTAAGGCAATCATTAATCTGGGATTGGAGAAAGTTCCTGTACCTGGGGAACCAGGGTTTCCTTTCCCTGGACTTTTCACTCTTCCCCAGTCCCAGGAGGAAGCAG AATTGTTGAGGAATTATTTGAAGCAGATAAGGGAGGAAACAAGTGGAAGATTGCTCAACTGTGCATACAGAGCTAATGGCTTTCCAAACAAATGGTGGTTGGCTTTTGCTAAGAGGAAGTTCATGAACATTGTCATCCTTTAG